A window of Sagittula sp. P11 genomic DNA:
AGCGCCTGCGTGGGATGTTCGTGCCGACCGTCGCCGGCGTTCAGCACGGCGCAGTTCACCTTCTGCGCCAGAAGGTCGACCGCGCCGGAATGCGGGTGGCGGACCACCAGCAGGTCCGGATGCATCGCATTCAGCGTCAGGGCCGTGTCGATCAGCGTCTCGCCCTTCTTGATGGACGACGCCTGCATCGACATGTTCATCACGTCCGCGCCCAGACGCTTGCCCGCCAGTTCGAAACTGGCCTGCGTGCGGGTCGAATTCTCGAAGAACATGTTGATCTGGGTGAGACCCGCCAGCGCCTGCGCGTGCTTGTCGCGGCGGCGGTTGAGCGCGGCGTACTGGTCGGCGAGGTCGAGCAGGGTCGTGATCTCGTCCGGACGCAGGGGTTCGATCCCCAGAAGATGGCGGTGGTCGAAGCGCATGGTCACCCCTGTCGAAGTCGCACCTGTCTTACGAAGCGCGTCCCCCGGGGGCAAGGGGCAGGTGGCGGGCGGCGGATTCGAGTATTTGTGAAGCAGAGAAGCCGGGCGGATTTTCCTTTGCCCGGCTTGGGCGTAATGTGGCCTCCATGGAATCGGCACTGGACTGGCACGCCGCGCGTGCCGCCCTCGACTGGCAACTGGAGATGGGTGTCTCCGAGGCGCTTTGCGAAGCGCCCGTGGACCGTTTTGCCCTGGAGGATGTGGCGAAGGCGGAGCGTCTTGCGCCCCGCCGCGGCGGCGCCGTGGCCGCGCCGGTGGCGGAACCCGAGGCCGATCCTGTAGCCGAGGCCGAAGCGGCGGCTGCGGCGGCTGTCGACCTGCCCTCGCTGGAGGCGGCGCTGGCTGGCTACGACCACTGCGAGCTGAAGCGCGGCGCGCGGTCGCTGGTGTTCTCGGACGGGGTGGCAGCGGCGCGGGTGATGTTCGTGGGCGAGGCGCCGGGCCGGGACGAGGACCTGCAGGGCAAGCCGTTTGTCGGCCGGGCGGGGCAGTTGCTGGACCGGATGCTGGCGGCGGTGGGACTGTCGCGCGCGGAGTCGGTCTATATCACCAACGTGCTGCCCTGGCGCCCGCCGCAGAACCGCGACCCGAAGCCGGACGAGATCGCGATGATGCTGCCTTTCCTGAAAAAGCACATCGCGCTGGTAGATCCCGATTTGCTGGTGATCGTGGGCAATATTTCCGCGCAGGCGCTTCTGGGTCGGCGGGGTATCACCCGGCTGCGCGGCACCTGGCAGGAGGCGGAGGGCCGCCCGGCGCTGCCCATGGTGCATCCCGCCTACCTGCTGCGCAATCCGGGTTTCAAACGCGAGGCGTGGAACGACATGCTGGAGTTGAAGGTCAAGTTGAGGAGCCTCGGGTGATGGCGTGGACGATCGTCGATCCGGTGATGTTGCTGGCTTTTTTGCCTGCGGGGCTGGCGCTGAACGTCACGCCGGGCCCGGACATGCTGTTCTGCATGGCGCAGGGGCTGCGTGGCGGCCCGCGGTGCGGCTGGGCGGCTTCCGCAGGTGTTGCCGCGGGCGGGATGGTGCACGTGCTGCTGGCGGGGCTGGGGCTGGGTGCGCTGGTCGCCGCGGTGCCGGGCGCCTTCGACGCGATCCGCTGGGCGGGTGCGGCCTACCTCGTCTACATCGCGTGGAAGACCTGGCGGACGCCGCTGGCCGGTGTGGACGCGCCGCCGCTGGCACCGGCGCGTGCGGCGCGGCAGGGCTTTGTCGTGAACATGACCAACCCGAAGTTCATCCTGTTCGTGCTGGCCTTCGTGCCGCAGTTCGTCGATCCCGCGCGCCCCGTCCTGCCGCAGTTCCTGATCTTCGGCACGATGATGGGGGCGGGCGGCCTCCTGGTGAACGGGCTTGTCGGGCAGTTCGCCGGGCGCCTGCGCCGCCATCTGCAGGGCGGCACGGGAACGGAGCGCGGTTTGCGCTACGCCTGCGCGACGCTTTTCGGCGGGCTTGCGGTGCGGCTGGCGCTCTGACCGTGATCGGACGGTGTCTTCTCCTGCTGGTGATGAGCCTTGCCGGCGCTGCGCAGGCCCAGGGCATCGACTACGCGGCGATCTTCGCGCGCGAGGCGGCC
This region includes:
- a CDS encoding uracil-DNA glycosylase; translation: MESALDWHAARAALDWQLEMGVSEALCEAPVDRFALEDVAKAERLAPRRGGAVAAPVAEPEADPVAEAEAAAAAAVDLPSLEAALAGYDHCELKRGARSLVFSDGVAAARVMFVGEAPGRDEDLQGKPFVGRAGQLLDRMLAAVGLSRAESVYITNVLPWRPPQNRDPKPDEIAMMLPFLKKHIALVDPDLLVIVGNISAQALLGRRGITRLRGTWQEAEGRPALPMVHPAYLLRNPGFKREAWNDMLELKVKLRSLG
- a CDS encoding LysE family translocator; the protein is MAWTIVDPVMLLAFLPAGLALNVTPGPDMLFCMAQGLRGGPRCGWAASAGVAAGGMVHVLLAGLGLGALVAAVPGAFDAIRWAGAAYLVYIAWKTWRTPLAGVDAPPLAPARAARQGFVVNMTNPKFILFVLAFVPQFVDPARPVLPQFLIFGTMMGAGGLLVNGLVGQFAGRLRRHLQGGTGTERGLRYACATLFGGLAVRLAL